A stretch of DNA from Candidatus Neomarinimicrobiota bacterium:
TGGGAAAACAGTTCGGCGGGTGCCGCGAGCTCCTCCTCCAGTTCAAGATGACAGTCCAGGCACTTGTTCACGACAGGATCGTCTGCACCCAGAATCCCGAGGATAAGAGCTGTGACGATAGAGATTCGCTTCATACCACAAATCCCAGTACGGTCATGACAACGATGAAGAGAAGGATGAAAGTGCCACCCAGTTTAATACCACGGGCCCTTGCGGTCCCATCATCGGTTGTGTCCAAAAAAGGAATCAGAAGCCAGAAGAGACCTCCTATTAGAAAAGCGAGGATTCCCAGCAATTCGCCGTCAATGAACAGGACCGTGCCGGGAATGTATTTCAAAGCCTGAAACATGAACAGGAAATACCATTCAGGCTTGATTCCGGCCGGAGCTGAAGAGAACAGATCTGCTTTCTGGCCCAGTTCCCAGGGAAAAAGAACCGCCAGCACCGCCAGGATATTGAACACAATGAGCCACAGAAGGAGGTCCCTCAGAACGAAGTTCGGAAAGAAAGGAATGTGGACTTTTTTCTCCTCGGGGACCGTTTCCCAACCCCTCGGCTCACTCATGCCCTGGACCTGGATAAAGATAAGATGAGTGGTGAGAACAAGGGTAAATATGAGGGGCAGCATGGCCACATGAATACCGTAGAATCTGGGAAGCGTGGCCCCGGTCACCTCCTCACTCCCTCTCAGCAGTGTCATCATCGCCTTTCCCACAATAGGAATCACGCCAATGATATCGGTTCCCACCTTCGTGGCAAAATA
This window harbors:
- a CDS encoding cytochrome bc complex cytochrome b subunit, which gives rise to MWKRLRDWIDQRFETGLLIDFLKKKKVPHGKGWFWYYFGGVALFLFVVQVISGILLLFYYKASADSAYESIRFIMSQVKFGWLVRSVHSWAGNLMVLAVFIHMFSVFFLRAYRKPREMTWISGVILLLLVMGFGFSGYLLPWNELSYFATKVGTDIIGVIPIVGKAMMTLLRGSEEVTGATLPRFYGIHVAMLPLIFTLVLTTHLIFIQVQGMSEPRGWETVPEEKKVHIPFFPNFVLRDLLLWLIVFNILAVLAVLFPWELGQKADLFSSAPAGIKPEWYFLFMFQALKYIPGTVLFIDGELLGILAFLIGGLFWLLIPFLDTTDDGTARARGIKLGGTFILLFIVVMTVLGFVV